The genomic window ATTTACATACCCAATTTATGGATCAACCGTTGGCACGTGTTCGCTATGCCTGAAAGTATTTGGCGCAATGAAATTGCTCGCCGAAAGAGGTGCATTATCAGCATTCGTCCGGGCTGCCGTAAAGACAAACACTTCCGGAACAATACCTATATATTCAACCTCCCATTCAGTGGGGGGCTTTTGTAAAATAGCAGACCTGGCACATTTTGATTGAATCGTAAGATTAATAGACTGAACAAGCGTCTTAGGATTCGGACATGTTCCTATATTAAAAAGTCGAGCCGTGACATTTACTGTTGCGTTTGTATTATTAAGGACTTTAACTACTATGCTGTTTGCACCATTATCAGCCACAACCGGACCCGTAGTCAATCTGTCAGTGACTGGAGGTACAATCCGGTCTAATTTGTTTTCGATATCGCGGATTTCCCTTTTTATTTCAACTAAGCCTGTATTGGGGTCATCCAGTTTGCCTTCAATTTCCCGGATTTCTCTTTTTATCTCCGAAAGGCCGAAGCCATCTCAAGATTATCAATAATTTCTTTGATTTTTTCCATAGGATTTTCACTCATTTTTTCCCCTCCCATTTTAATGTGTTGATTTATCGTGAAAAAGTGTGTTATACATTGCCAAATAAAATAAATCAGTATACCGACTACATTAAATTATTTTATTTTCCACTGATTTCCATCAATACCGGTTTCCCCCTCACAGCACCACTAGACATTGCTCTTTGGAACGGCTGTTTATGGCATCGTAAAAGCCCAGGGCCACATCCTCCGGTATCGCTCTGTTACAAGATCCGTTATTCTTCTCCATAAAAATCATCCCCTCACCTTTTAATAGAATCAATATATATTATTCAGATGATAGGATAAAGTGCGGGGTCATCAGTTCCGTGGATTTCTACGGAAAGGTTAGACATAAGATAAAAAATAGACTCTAAGGGTGGGCTACTTGATAATTGATTAAAGTAAAAGTATAATTTTAAATATAACTTTACCCGCTTGTATTTCGACATTTAATGGTGGGGATAGGAACAGACTTAACTGTGACGTGGGAGTGAGGAAGGGTGCTTAACTGGTGAAAAGTCTATATGTGTCAAAATATCGGCAAGCTATAGCCGGAAAAAAACAGGGATCCATAGAATTCTGCCATGGCCTCAGGCAGGGGATTCCGATTGCTCTCGGATACATTCCGGTATCCTTTACGTTCGGACTTATGGCGGTCAATGGGGGAATACCGGTTTGGACCGCAATTTTAATATCTTTATCCAATCTTACATCGGCCGGGCAGTTTGCGGGCACCAATCTTATCATAGCCAATGCCTCACTTTTGGAGATTACCCTGACCACCTTTGTGGTAAATATCCGCTATATGCTGATGTCACTGTCGCTTTCACAAAAGGTCGCTCCGCAAATGGCTTTTTTAAAGCGATGTATTGTGGCGTTCGGGATAACCGACGAGACCTTTGCCATAGCCTCCCTGGAAAAAGGAGAAATCACATTCAACTATTTTCTGGGACTTGTCACCTGCCCATATTGGGGATGGGCTTTGGGCACTGCACTGGGGGCATTGACATCTTCAGTGCTGCCGAAGACGTTTCAGAGTTCCATGGGGATTGCGCTGTATGCCATGTTCATTGCTCTTGTCGTGCCGGCGGCAAAAAAAATCAAAAGCCGCTCTTGTCGTTGCTATTACTGCTATCTGTATAAGTTCTTTATTTCATTGGGGCCCATATCTCGACCGCATATCGGGGGGATGGAGCATTATTTTTGCAACTATCATTGCGTCAGGTGTCGGTGCAGTCCTTTATCCCAGGGAGGAGGATGAATTTGAGTAAAACGTTGACTGCGGTATTTTTGATGGCTGTTGTTACTTATATACCAAGAGTGCTTCCCATTGCAGTGTTCAAGAAAAAATTAAAATCGAGATTTTTTCGTTCTTTTTTGTATTATGTACCTTACGCCGTATTGGGAGCCATGACCTTTCCCAGTATTTTATATTCCACGGGCAATTTATACTCTTCGGCCATTGGCATGAGTGCTGCCCTGGTTTTAGCGTATTATGAACAGGGTCTTATGAAAGTGGCCGTAGGGGCCATTTTAACGGTATATATTTGCGGATTATTGTTGTAATAGACAGATGGCCGCTGTTGAAAGCGGCCTAAACTTAAGCTTCAGAAAAAAGATGTGAGAGAGGCGGAAACAGGAGACCGATTCTTGAGAGCATAAGAATGAAGATCCAGTCCGCCAGGGATAGCGGCACGGTGCCGAGAAACGCTCCGACGCCCGGAGTATATATGACCGAGAGCATCATGGTTATCGACATGGCCACAGAGGGGGTTATCAAGCTGTTTTCCGGCTGCGGGGCATGTTTTTTCCGCACATCATATACGTTCATCATCTGGCTGGTTACTATACTGGCAAAAGCTATGGTCTGGGCCCTGGGGAGCCCATATCTGGATAGGGCCGCCAGAAACACTCCAAAGGTGGAAAGACTGATACCAGCGCCCTTTGCCGCAATATGGCGGGTGGTTTCCAGATCCAGAATTTCCCGGGGATTTGCAGGCAGGCGGTCCATGATGTTTTGGGAAGGCAGGTCCAAGCCCAAGGCCAGTGCCGGCCCTCCTTCGGTCACAAGGTTTATCCAGAGGATCTGTCCCGGAGAAAGGGGCGGCGGCAGAGATGGCAGCATGAGGGCTGAAACCTCGCTTTTGAGGCATAAACACGGGGGTCAGGCTTGAATAAGCGAATTATTCAAGCCTGACCCCTGTTGCGGTTGTTGGCAAGCCGTGTGTGGTGAAAGCCGCACGCACGGTTTAGAGCTATAGATACA from Biomaibacter acetigenes includes these protein-coding regions:
- a CDS encoding AzlD domain-containing protein, whose product is MSKTLTAVFLMAVVTYIPRVLPIAVFKKKLKSRFFRSFLYYVPYAVLGAMTFPSILYSTGNLYSSAIGMSAALVLAYYEQGLMKVAVGAILTVYICGLLL
- a CDS encoding cation transporting ATPase C-terminal domain-containing protein, which encodes MLPSLPPPLSPGQILWINLVTEGGPALALGLDLPSQNIMDRLPANPREILDLETTRHIAAKGAGISLSTFGVFLAALSRYGLPRAQTIAFASIVTSQMMNVYDVRKKHAPQPENSLITPSVAMSITMMLSVIYTPGVGAFLGTVPLSLADWIFILMLSRIGLLFPPLSHLFSEA